The Mangrovivirga cuniculi genomic sequence ATAATTAAAGCAATTGAAGATTTGATTTACTTTTCAATGCCTCAAATGAAGATCTGGCTGGAAAGGGGAGAGGAAATTTTTATATCAGTTGGAGAGGATATTAAAATAGAACCTGTTGGGATAGTTCCTTTGTACAAGGAGGAAGGATATTTAGTATTGCAAATGTTTAATGGTAGAAAAAAAGTTTTTAGATATAAAACCGGCATATTTGAACGGTCCGAGGATACTTTTCGCGGACTGAATTTAACCTTTTTAAAAGATATTGAGCTCGGGATAGGAGATACTATAGAAGGTTACAAAGTTCGTTTGGCCAGATTGAATAAAGAACTTCCAAATCCTGCAGTATATTTTATTTCAACTAGAAGGAATTTACCATTTGAGGAAACTTTAATGCCAGTTATAAAATTAAATTTCCTGAAGTATATTTCTCTTGCTTCATAAAGTAAAGGCATAAAAAAAGCCCTGATCTGATCAGGACTTTCTTAATTAAGTATTTAATTTCTTATTGAACTGTATCTGATTCAAGTTCCGCAGGAGAAGTCAATTCATCGTTCTGAGGAATGACTGCCGGAGCTGCCTCTTCCTGTACCGCTTCAACATTCGTACTTTTTACCGTGTCACCGCCTTTATCAATGAATTGAGCACTTACTAAAGCCAAAGCAACTATAAATACTAATAGAGCCCAGGTCGTTTTCTCAAGAAGGTCAGTTGTCTTTTTAACACCCATCATTTGATTAGCCTGTCCGAATGTAGATGATAAACCACCACCTTTAGAATTTTGAGCCAAGATAACCAACACCAACAATACTGCTGCGACAATAATTAAAGAAAGAATTAAAATATACATGTTTTTTATTTTTCCAGCTTACTAATTTGACTTGCAAAGTAAGCCTTTTTTTGTGGATATTTCCAAATTAATTTTTTATAAATTTCAATAGCTTTTTTAGTCTTACCTTGCTTAGCATAAATGTTAGCAAGAGTTTCTGATACAAGGTTCTCATTTACTGAGGTGCTGTCTTTGGCAAGATCTCTCAATTCCTCATCGGTAAGTTCTTCCTGATCTTCAGATTTGAATCTTTCTATATTAGGACTTCGACTAATAAAAGAATCAATAATATCCTTTTGTCTGTCTTTTTTATCCTTGTCTGATTCCTCATCAGAATATTGTTGAGATTTCTTTTTAAGGCTATCCAGAAGAGAACCTTTTGATTCGGGCTCAGGCTTTTCTTTATCTTCAGGGGTATCTTTTACCGACTCTGCTTTTTCTTCATCAGTTTTACCTGAATCTATGTTAGAATCTTCTTTGTTTGCATCGTCAGTTTCTATTGGCTTTTTTTTTTCTTCCTCTTCTCTTTCTTCTTCCTCCGATTTTTGTTCACCAGATTCACCCATGCTCTCTTTAAGTGAGGCAAGGTTAGCCATTAATTCACTGTATATGTCATCGCCATCTTCACTATCTTTAGACTCTTCTTCATCGGTTTCTTCTTCACTACTATCTTCAGTAGTTGATTCTTTACTTTTTACAGCTTCATCTTCATCCGAAGGAAAATCATATCCCGAAGTCCACTCAGAATTATCCTCTTTCTGTTGCGATTCATCTTCATTTTCTTTTTCAACATTATCGG encodes the following:
- the secG gene encoding preprotein translocase subunit SecG, with amino-acid sequence MYILILSLIIVAAVLLVLVILAQNSKGGGLSSTFGQANQMMGVKKTTDLLEKTTWALLVFIVALALVSAQFIDKGGDTVKSTNVEAVQEEAAPAVIPQNDELTSPAELESDTVQ
- a CDS encoding tetratricopeptide repeat protein, encoding MVSKHDLINFLNDPERVSDDQFSEIQDLAARYPYYQALHILVAKIKQHKGADDSQDALHKAAIYTYDRDVLKQYMESSGSQSSESEQEDHSTSTFEEEDVVEDAEIVIEKNEEQFESNEDSASGEENTIIDDSDNVEKENEDESQQKEDNSEWTSGYDFPSDEDEAVKSKESTTEDSSEEETDEEESKDSEDGDDIYSELMANLASLKESMGESGEQKSEEEEREEEEKKKPIETDDANKEDSNIDSGKTDEEKAESVKDTPEDKEKPEPESKGSLLDSLKKKSQQYSDEESDKDKKDRQKDIIDSFISRSPNIERFKSEDQEELTDEELRDLAKDSTSVNENLVSETLANIYAKQGKTKKAIEIYKKLIWKYPQKKAYFASQISKLEK